Below is a genomic region from Scomber scombrus chromosome 3, fScoSco1.1, whole genome shotgun sequence.
ACAATTTAGTGGCTACTCAGAATTGGCTTGACTGTGCTGCTTGTTATTAGGGCAGCAACCACTGATCATTTCCATTATCGAATAAGCTGTCAATTATTAgctaaattaattgattagttgtttggtctataaaatgtcagaaaattatgAAACAACTCTATAATTGTTTCTCAAAGCCCAAGGTGATGTCCTCAACTGTCCACTTATGTTACTCCTAATAAGCCACAGTCAAAGACAGAAGAAACCAGAACATATTCACTTTTGAGAAGCCAGAATCAgtgaatttggacatttttcgaCGAAACAATAATAAGAATAGCTCAGTAGATTGACCAATTTATTAATCGACATCATAGCAGCTCCACTTGAGATATTGatcatattcattttaatcactAAATTGTGAGCTGCTGTCACCACCCACTCATCCCCTCATATGTTAACTTAAATTACCCAAGTTATCATCCCAACAGCTTGAAAAAGAGCTGGTTTATAGTCAACTATTAAGAATAAGAAGAATGTGTAGCTCTGAGAAAGAGTTTGAGAGACAGGCCTGTGACCTTTGTGCTAGTTTCAAAGAAACTCTTAATAACAGTGCATAGTCTTATCTATGACCATCTCAATTTCTCAGTCAGACAAAAAGAATGCCAGAAAACATAAACATCTACTGTCCAGTGCCCTCCATTGTGGGCTGAGAGTTTGTCAAACCTCCTATATTCACTAACAAGTGATATAATTTTAGGGGCAAACTTGTTAAGAAAGGCCTTTATGTTAGGGCTGCACATTTTTGTTCCAGCTGTGTGAATTTTAACGTCATGATTAGAGGGGAccagaagacagaaaaatacacaaatcataagATGATTGCGTTATAAAAGAGAACAGATAAAACAATTTGATGAGTAAAAACCATTTAGGAAAAAAGCAAGAATAGACAAACCATATTTAAAGGAGATATCAAGCAATTCAAGGAAAATTAAATCTCCAATAAAATCAGGAAAAGCTCTCTCTCGACTGATGTTGTCTACCTATTAAAATGTCCGTGGGTTTTGTTATGTGGGCATTACAAAAAGAGAATTGAATTGGGATTTAATGAACATACAGTAAGGGCAATATCAGAAATGGGGATGAGAGGCCATGGTGTTTGTAGCATACGCTTCAAAGGTATTGAGATTGTTAGGCCACTGTTGTACGGAGGTGTTAGAGAGAGGAAGCTTCTCTAAAGAGAGGCATATTGGATATACTACTTACAAACTGAACGTCCTTAAATAAAGAATTGCTGCTCTCTTGTTTTTTATGAATTCATGTATGAATGAAATTAATTGGTTTGGGTTGTGGAGGCTTTTCATGCGATTGTTCCTCATATTCAAACACATGCATCTTATAGTGTGTATACCTGTTGGCACTTTATGGCTGTTGCAATCGCTGTACATGACATTTGTCCTCCTTTTattaagagatttttttttcttgtttctaaTTTTCTtatgtatttgcatttttatggAAGCTTTCCTCATGATTGGACCTCAtaattacacacatgcatattttattattagtgtattGGCCTCTTGACATGTATTTTCAATTGCAGTGGGTAAATCTATCAGCCACTTATCTGACTTACTTTCATATGATATATTCGGTAAATCTGTCGTTCATGTATGTTTTCTGGTGCAATCACATGAGCAGATGGTAGTCAAGCTGTTGTAATTACAGTACGTGATATATTTCTTCCTATTTGATCACTGTTTATCTTACTGATGAATGATGAGGTCATAACTGTAGACCCACAGTCATGtaattttttattgttgatgtGTAAATCCATCACAACCACATAATATTGTACCTCTCCTCGGGTGGCTTGaattgttttggattttttttctgtattagtTTTCCCATGATGCCTGTTGAGATTATTTATATTAGCTGATTTTAATCAGCAGCAGgtttctgtttgctgtttaaTATGGTCAAACCACAATTCTTTCAGTAACGCTGAGGAAAGCCTTGGGCTGAAACACATCTGTTCTTTTGCTGCTGTGCATCATTAAAGAAGTGATACACACTTAATTtctgtgatttttgtttttgggtcAGCACTCATTACTCTCTAAAGACTGTGAGTTGAGCACACCagttgttttgttaaaatttcTTCAGTGTTACTTCAGTTTTGGTCAAGCCAAGAATTGCACAAGATTACTTCTGACAAAGTTATTGTTGACTGTGATGgccttttcattttgttgttctGTGTAAAAGTTTCTGTATACCTAACAAGTGAATAGCAGCATTCATTGGTGAACTCAgatcatttacttaagtaaaactatgaaaataacaatttaaaaacaatcctATAAAAAACACTATTATACTAAAATGATATTTAGTAGAAAATAGAAGATATTATTGTTGAGTGAGACAACTGGGATGAGtgcaattattttatattaccaagtctcgctttttttttttaatttttttttttttatcttaatacatacagagacacagagtcaTGAGCTAACACAGAAATTTTCACCACCAGAAGTACACAAGGAAGAAAAcatccgggggggggggggcgaaaAAAAACCCCTCCAAAGTATTCTGAGATTTTAGATTAACATCAGTGTGAAAGAGGCACACATTATTTCTAAGAAATCAACATTAGGCTGctaggcaaggcagctttatttatatagcacatttcatacacaggggcaactcaatgtgctttacacaaaaacaaacatttagcaTTAAGAAATggaaacataaacatacaattaaaatatatacataaataaaaccaaaattggaaacattagaacataatttaaaaaaagaacccaattatcataaaaaacaaagtactgaaaaatagaaagagagaaagaaaatgaaaagctaGACtgaaatagagcataaaatatgagcaTGCTTACAATCTGTCTGAAGTCCAAAACACATTGGAGTTAAAGTTACCTCAATGACACAGAGTCAGGTAAAAGTCCTGATGAGCTGTATAGGAAATTGATGGCTCTATAGTGACTATTTACGGTTCATGATCTGGTGTGATGTCCTCCTCAGATGGGGAGAAATTCCTGTAAGTGATAACAGTCATCTTCATGTCTTTATCTGCCTTGTATCAATTAGATGCAGCACGTGTGTGCTTAGTGTGCATCATCTTCTCAAAAGGATTGGCAAGTTGTTTATCTGTAAATCATTTCCTTCTGACAAAGTAAACACAAGCGCTCTTATCGTAAACTTTTTGTGGTGACCTACATGATCTGTTGCAACAACTcacaacacttttttctgtGAAAACTGGCTtagcattaaaaaatatatgctACATTTATAgaaacaaaccaacaacaaaaccATATTTCCTCAATTGTGCAAATCCTGCAAAACATCCAGATGCAAACTGTGCATTGAAACTGTGTcatcacaaaagaagaagaagaggaagaaagaagctGAGTGGCTGAGTAGGCTACTTCCTCAAAAGTTTCATAAGACCGAGATGAATGATAAATGGCACAGCACATTGAGACTCAGACTCACATTCAGACACGCTGCACCAGTTACCATTAAAACGCTAACTGGACAGGACGCACAATGGATGTGTGTGAACTGATCTATGCGGTGGTGGAGGTGCTCATTGCTCTCAGCTGCTGTCTGGGTAATATACTGGTTATTTTGGCCCTGTGGATCAGTAAGAGCATTAAACAGCCCACCTACTGCCTCATCGTCTCTCTGGCTGTGGCGGACTTAATGGTTGGCTTCGTAGCCATACCATTGGCTGTGTTGGTGGATggaaaagtgaacatttcattccACGGCTGCCTCTTCATCAGCTGTGTGGTGATCCTGTTGACTCTAGTCTCAGTTTTGTGTCTTGCGGCTATTGCAGTGGACCGTTTCCTCCGGGTGTTTGTTCCTCTCAGGTAATATTTCTTCTTTCAATGTGTTAGGGTAAAATAGCTATGATAGGTTTGGTATTTAATCAGAAGTTTTAGGGCAGCAatcaatgattattttcattatcaatctGTAGTTTATTAACTCAATTAAAcgattaattgtttggtctgtggattgtttaaaaaatgccatTTCTTAGAGTCTACAGTGATTCCTTCAATTTCTTTagtttgtccaaccaacagtccagaATCTTATGtcgggctgcaactaacaaataTTTCCATGATCAATGaatgtgttgattattttcttgattaatcgataatAATCGATAATCATTTCCCACAGGCCAaggtgatgtcctcaaatgttttgttttgtctgaccaacagtgcACAACCCAAATAAATGATTTACTATCATGTAAGACTGAAGAAactattcatatttaaaaagatggAAATAGAGAATTTCtttccatttatttcaaatgactcaaagtgattaattgattatcaactGTCAGCGATATATTTTCTGTCTATTGGctaatctgatctaatctaatTGGCTAATCCATTTATCAATTACTTGTTTCATCTTTaatcttaaaatattcaattgATTGTTATGTGTCAAAGATAAAGATTCAAATTTCAGAAGCTGAAAGATAATTTTTGGTAGTTTTGcctgaaaagtgacagaaacgAATCGATTACCATCGTAGTTTTTTTGCTTGCATTACAAAATAGCATTAATTTAGTGTACATTACTActatcacttcatcattttctaTACATACTGTAATTCTGCTGTTGGCATTTTTTGTCAGCACAACAATGCACAACTGATGATATCAATAATTATTTGTTATTGATTGTCTTTGTAGGTACAAAAAGACAGTCACACAGAGACATTCTTGGTTTGTGGTAGCAGCATGTTGGCTTGTTGCAATACCACTGAGTTTTGCACCTATGCTTGGATGGTACAAACAAAACCCCTTGCCTGAGTCAGCCAACTCTACAAATGTCTGCCGGTTTATAGATGTGATCCCCATGTCATATCTCGTCTACTTTAACTTTTTCATCTGCACACTGATACCTCTGTTGATTATGGCTGTGTTGTACGGCTACATCTTCATTACCATTCGAGGAAACCTTCGAGTGAAACCAGGCAACGGTGTCCAAACACAGTCTTACAACTACCTGAAGAAAGAGAGGCAGCTAGCAGGATCTCTGTctctggtcttggtcttgttTGCCATGTCCTGGCTCCCGCTCCACATCATGAACTGCATTGCTTACCTTGGTGGGGAGAATATTGTACCAATACCAGCCTTCTATGTTGGCATTGTGCTTTCTCATGCTAACTCGGCTGTAAACCCAGTTGTGTATGCgttcaaaataaataagatcAGGACAGCATACCTGCAGATCTGGCAACAGTGTATTGTATGTAGAGCAGAAAATCAAGGCTGTCAGATGAGCCAGACATCAGACAACAATCTCAGCAACAACTCTTCTGCGCCATgttcaattatcaaaattacTGTTAAGggtgtttaattttatttttagtatGTCTAAAGACAAAGTCAGATGTGAAGTGTATTGAGATCCAAAATATACCACCAATTGAGGAATATTACGTTGGATTGTATTGATACAATAACCATATCTAGCCATGTGAACTGAAAGATTTGTAATCTGTGACGTTCAGgagtctgtgtgtctatgttctGTATATGTGGGTATGCATgattgtgtctctgtgtgtattgcGAAAATAGTCTTGCAGAGGAGAAACTACCAACTTCCGCTTGTCTTAAAAAGCCTTTGCTTTACAAAGTTTCACATCGCTATAGcttttcagtttctgttttctgttcaaGTTATGGTTCTTTATGTTCATTCCAAGGAAAAGCACCCTCTGTGTTGAATTACATTCCCTTAAGAATACAACATTTACATGAGATGTATGTAAACCAGGTCAGTCCATGTTTACTGATGAATTCAAACATGTCAAGCTTGATTTCAGAGTGGCCATCATTATTTTGGGGAAATGCATTGTGTGCAGGTTCCATATGcccttgattaaaaaaagaacttacAGAACATACTTTGTAAAACTTAAATTATGTCCTTTTTGTTGCAGTTGCATCAGGTATGAGTTAATTAGGCTGTATGGCAATATTTCAATCTGTAGTCTGTGCtattcaaatcaatcaatcataaaaaaactttattgtaggaaatttgtcttggacaaCAGTGTATAGTGGCTATAATCACATTGTGTGAACATCGACAGTCTACACATTACTGTGGTTTTCTGGATTTTCAATCAGATATTGCACTTACATAATAAGCAATATTGCACATAGATTAAAGTGACTTGTGCTGGAAGCGAtttatacaaaaagaaaaaagaaaaaagttgaataaaaaaaaagttgagacTACTGTGCACAAGGTAGCTTACCCTTAAGAACCAGTGGCTTAAGTAAGAGAAAaagtacaataatacaataaaccACAGGGCAGGGaccaagttttaaaaaaagataaagtgcAAGAGTTTCAAATTAATAAATAGATAATTAGATTAAGATTGAAATTTG
It encodes:
- the LOC134006425 gene encoding adenosine receptor A1-like is translated as MDVCELIYAVVEVLIALSCCLGNILVILALWISKSIKQPTYCLIVSLAVADLMVGFVAIPLAVLVDGKVNISFHGCLFISCVVILLTLVSVLCLAAIAVDRFLRVFVPLRYKKTVTQRHSWFVVAACWLVAIPLSFAPMLGWYKQNPLPESANSTNVCRFIDVIPMSYLVYFNFFICTLIPLLIMAVLYGYIFITIRGNLRVKPGNGVQTQSYNYLKKERQLAGSLSLVLVLFAMSWLPLHIMNCIAYLGGENIVPIPAFYVGIVLSHANSAVNPVVYAFKINKIRTAYLQIWQQCIVCRAENQGCQMSQTSDNNLSNNSSAPCSIIKITVKGV